One window from the genome of Trichoplusia ni isolate ovarian cell line Hi5 chromosome 13, tn1, whole genome shotgun sequence encodes:
- the LOC113500314 gene encoding uncharacterized protein LOC113500314 yields MDSPKIVYKYYSNPAFCSQSEVIFAQKGCMTKIISPDRRMPPLGAISPRKVEISNRIMRTDISDNPLRMSPAGAPRFREEPPELPPKPPKFQNRSFQRQSSLVYKPTRSVRCRTRSEDLEMAQFRQQKQSRYDRQAESDDGLEDSRLKHRYEVIQDFDDIVDYSPTKKRIVQAKEEEIEEYNVDGPDEHELKEIPTEIVKTVNGKTHRYAIVPSEDEEPRKCNVTFTSPMMSKKHLIATQKLHELLSAPRKLKSYASQPSVRMTPNKSIENKYSETPRKFVSSTPTQGVTPSKSCANLTSRTSAHTSPISPKAQQKLNYGVPEMDIPGFERHDVFVTSFRDKGRERSFELEREMSRERRDYDRRRESQRKDKNTAVIIPRVAAPPSVYSEDTYKSFSSVKTMSGAAASLTIAAVMLTMCGGLTAGLSFYMMYAVGRRYYLDFGVLSGFTCFLLGLLGFRVRRQHLLPNRNYISGYIVLSSFSLLSAFGLLILLSVEPLPGTPLNDITSGAICGVSILSLFLASIGVLASYCCVKDPPDNRVGTTRWY; encoded by the exons ATGGATTCACCAAAAATCGTGTACAAATACTATTCAAACCCAGCTTTTTGCTCCCAAAGCGAAGTTATATTCGCTCAAAAGGGATGCATGACGAAAATCATCTCACCGGACAGAAGAATGCCGCCGTTAGGTGCAATATCGCCGAGGAAAGTCGAGATCAGCAACAGGATCATGAGAACTGACATTTCTGACAACCCTCTCCGTATGTCACCAGCTGGTGCCCCAAGATTCAGAGAAGAACCACCAGAGTTACCGCCAAAACCACCCAAATTCCAAAACAGGTCTTTTCAGAGACAATCCTCCTTAGTCTATAAGCCCACGAGGTCTGTTCGATGCAGAACCAGGAGCGAGGATCTGGAAATGGCTCAGTTTAGACAACAGAAGCAGTCGAGGTATGATAGACAGGCTGAAAGTGACGATGGACTAGAAGACAGTAGACTGAAACATAGATATGAGGTCATACAAGATTTTGATGACATCGTGGACTACTCTCCAACAAAAAAGAGGATAGTCCAAGCGAAAGAGGAAGAAATAGAAGAATATAATGTTGACGGTCCTGATGAGCATGAATTGAAGGAGATTCCGACGGAAATTGTGAAAACTGTTAATGGGAAAACTCATAGATATGCCATAGTACCGTCTGAAGACGAGGAACCAAGAAAATGTAACGTAACCTTCACTTCCCCAATGATGTCGAAGAAACACTTGATTGCCACACAAAAGCTGCACGAATTACTATCAGCTCCGAGAAAATTGAAGAGCTACGCCAGTCAGCCTTCAGTCAGAATGACGCCGAACAAgtctattgaaaacaaatactCTGAGACCCCAAGGAAATTCGTATCCAGTACTCCAACTCAAGGAGTGACTCCTTCTAAGTCCTGCGCTAATTTAACTTCTAGAACGAGTGCACATACTTCTCCTATTTCTCCAAAAGCTCAGCAGAAACTGAACTATGGAGTCCCAGAGATGGATATACCAGGATTCGAAAGGCACGATGTGTTTGTGACCAGTTTTAGAGATAAAGGAAGAGAAAGGAGTTTTGAATTGGAAAGAGAAATGAGCAGAGAGAGAAGAGATTATGATAGGAGGAGAGAGAGTCAGAGGAAGGATAAGAATACTGCTGTTATTATACCGag AGTGGCAGCACCACCATCAGTCTACTCCGAAGACACATACAAATCCTTCTCCAGCGTGAAGACCATGTCAGGAGCGGCCGCCTCCCTCACCATAGCTGCCGTGATGCTCACCATGTGCGGCGGCCTAACTGCTGGCCTCAGCTTCTATATGATGTATGCT GTCGGCAGACGGTATTACTTGGACTTCGGAGTGCTGTCAGGGTTCACCTGCTTCCTACTCGGGCTGCTGGGATTCAGGGTCAGGCGACAGCATCTACTGCCCAACAGGAACTATATCTCAG GCTACATAGTCCTCTCATCATTCTCCCTGCTCAGCGCCTTCGGTCTCCTCATCTTGCTGTCAGTGGAGCCTCTTCCAGGGACCCCTCTTAATGACATCACCTCCGGCGCCATCTGTGGTGTCAGCATCCTGTCTCTGTTCCTCGCATCCATCGGAGTACTGGCTTCCTACTGCTGTGTAAAAGATCCACCGGATAATAGGGTAGGGACCACGAGGTGGTATTGA
- the LOC113500074 gene encoding histone H3, with protein sequence MARTKQTARKSTGGKAPRKQLATKAARKSAPATGGVKKPHRYRPGTVALREIRRYQKSTELLIRKLPFQRLVREIAQDFKTDLRFQSSAVMALQEASEAYLVGLFEDTNLCAIHAKRVTIMPKDIQLARRIRGERA encoded by the coding sequence ATGGCGCGAACGAAGCAAACAGCACGCAAGTCGACGGGAGGCAAGGCGCCGCGCAAGCAGCTGGCGACGAAGGCGGCCCGGAAGAGCGCCCCGGCCACCGGCGGCGTGAAGAAGCCGCACCGGTACCGGCCGGGGACGGTCGCGCTGCGCGAGATCCGCCGCTACCAGAAGAGCACGGAGCTGCTCATCAGGAAGCTGCCCTTCCAGCGCCTGGTGCGAGAGATCGCGCAGGACTTCAAGACGGACCTGCGCTTCCAGAGCTCGGCGGTCATGGCGCTGCAGGAGGCCAGCGAGGCCTACCTTGTGGGCCTGTTCGAGGACACCAACCTGTGCGCCATCCACGCCAAGCGGGTCACCATCATGCCCAAGGACATCCAGCTGGCCAGGCGGATCCGCGGGGAGAGGGCCTAG
- the LOC113500075 gene encoding histone H3 → MARTKQTARKSTGGKAPRKQLATKAARKSAPATGGVKKPHRYRPGTVALREIRRYQKSTELLIRKLPFQRLVREIAQDFKTDLRFQSSAVMALQEASEAYLVGLFEDTNLCAIHAKRVTIMPKDIQLARRIRGERA, encoded by the coding sequence ATGGCGCGAACGAAGCAAACAGCACGCAAGTCGACGGGAGGCAAGGCGCCGCGCAAGCAGCTGGCGACGAAGGCGGCCCGGAAGAGCGCCCCGGCCACCGGCGGCGTGAAGAAGCCGCACCGGTACCGGCCGGGGACGGTCGCGCTGCGCGAGATCCGCCGCTACCAGAAGAGCACGGAGCTGCTCATCAGGAAGCTGCCCTTCCAGCGCCTGGTGCGAGAGATCGCGCAGGACTTCAAGACGGACCTGCGCTTCCAGAGCTCGGCGGTCATGGCGCTGCAGGAGGCCAGCGAGGCCTACCTTGTGGGCCTGTTCGAGGACACCAACCTGTGCGCCATCCACGCCAAGCGGGTCACCATCATGCCCAAGGACATCCAGCTGGCCAGGCGGATCCGTGGGGAGAGGGCCTAG
- the LOC113499851 gene encoding steroidogenic acute regulatory protein-like has product MSHPRFREAAESLLSSVSPHHRTLTHSHSLNLVSDDLVAGHRPQGKMSTVRRFFCLFVTFDLLFTSLMWLICVMMRGETLRQIMDTEILSYNVKTSLFDIVMVAVCRFVLLLLFYAVLYINNWSIIALSTGCTCALLIAKVFVFDWVNAVQPVYEVFLILTSFTLAWGEAWFLDFRVLPQELQAKQILESIVHTGGPSERTPLLAAHGSAGGQSYAESTVKWFSPVETPESSPRPRRPGEQVILTQEQIDEYKAQAHESMLQAWRIVNLQNWHVEKKGSHKGDIVESRRTEQFGKVYRFTGVVECPPKFLYEEFKDNITRLPEWNPTILKSELIKEISPGIDLSYQVTAGGGRGIIAARDFVILRRTAPLSADGQVVDREPHSYISSGVSVTVPGYPPHRDMVRGQNKTGCWYLKPRSVQLPSGKIETYTTFQWLMCCDLKGKIPQFVLDAAFATVMLDYIVHVRKFVAEARAQGRF; this is encoded by the exons ATGTCGCACCCACGCTTCAGGGAGGCGGCTGAGTCGCTACTCAGCAGTGTTAGCCCTCATCACAGGACACTAA CGCACTCGCACTCCCTGAACCTGGTGTCTGACGACCTGGTGGCTGGTCACCGGCCCCAGGGCAAGATGTCCACGGTGAGGAGGTTCTTCTGCCTCTTCGTGACCTTCGACCTTCTCTTCACTAGTCTTATGTGGTTGATATGTGTTATG ATGAGAGGCGAGACGCTCCGTCAGATAATGGACACGGAGATATTATCCTACAACGTAAAGACGTCGCTGTTCGATATAGTGATGGTGGCTGTCTGTCGGTTTGTCCTGCTGTTGCTGTTCTACGCTGTGCTGTATATTAATAATTGGAGTATTATTGCG TTGTCGACGGGGTGCACGTGTGCGTTATTAATAGCAAAAGTATTCGTATttgat TGGGTGAACGCAGTCCAACCGGTATACGAAGTCTTCCTCATATTGACATCGTTCACCCTGGCGTGGGGCGAGGCCTGGTTCCTGGACTTCAGGGTGCTGCCCCAAGAGCTGCAGGCCAAGCAGATCCTCGAGTCGATAG TCCACACTGGGGGTCCTTCTGAGCGTACCCCCCTGTTGGCCGCTCACGGGTCCGCGGGGGGCCAGTCCTACGCCGAGTCCACCGTCAAGTGGTTCTCGCCAGTCGAGACCCCCGAGTCCAGCCCCCGGCCCCGACGACCCGGGGAACAGGTTATATTGACGCAGGAACAG ATAGATGAATACAAAGCCCAAGCGCACGAGAGCATGCTGCAAGCGTGGAGGATAGTCAACCTCCAGAACTGGCACGTGGAGAAGAAGGGCTCCCACAAGGGGGACATCGTGGAGTCCAGGAGGACGGAGCAATTCGGGAAGGTGTACAGGTTTACT GGTGTAGTAGAATGCCCGCCGAAGTTTTTATACGAAGAATTCAAAGACAATATCACAAGACTGCCCGAGTGGAACCCTACTATAttaaaaagtgaattaattaaG GAAATCAGCCCGGGTATCGACCTATCGTACCAGGTGACAGCTGGCGGAGGTCGCGGCATCATCGCGGCTCGCGACTTCGTGATCCTCAGGCGCACGGCGCCGCTGTCGGCCGACGGGCAGGTCGTGGACCGCGAGCCCCACAGCTACATCAGCAGCGGCGTCAGCGTCACCGTGCCCGGGTACCCGCCGCACAGGGATATGGTGAG AGGTCAAAATAAGACTGGTTGCTGGTACCTAAAGCCGCGCTCAGTTCAGCTGCCGAGTGGCAAGATAGAGACATACACGACCTTCCAGTGGCTCATGTGTTGTGACCTTAAAG GCAAAATCCCTCAGTTCGTCCTAGACGCTGCGTTCGCGACTGTCATGTTAGACTATATAGTGCACGTCAGGAAGTTCGTAGCTGAAGCCAGGGCTCAAGGACGGTTCTAA
- the LOC113500076 gene encoding histone H2A, sperm-like: MSTKISKKNKSRSSRAGLQFPVGRIHKILRKGNYAPRIGSGAPIYLAAALEYLSAEILELAAEAASDNKKSRVIPRHILFAIRNDEELNKMLSGVTISQGGVLPAINPILLPKKTMKSSDS; encoded by the coding sequence atgtcTACTAAAATCTCAAAGAAGAACAAATCGAGATCTTCGCGGGCTGGTCTCCAGTTCCCAGTGGGAAGGATCCACAAGATTCTACGCAAAGGGAACTACGCACCAAGGATAGGCAGTGGGGCACCGATCTACCTGGCGGCAGCCTTGGAGTACCTGTCAGCAGAAATCTTGGAATTAGCTGCCGAAGCCGCTTCAGACAACAAGAAGAGCAGAGTGATCCCTCGACACATTCTCTTCGCGATCAGGAATGATGAGGAACTCAACAAAATGCTGTCTGGAGTCACGATTTCTCAGGGAGGAGTGTTGCCAGCTATCAACCCAATATTACTGCCCAAGAAGACTATGAAAAGTTCTGACTcgtag
- the LOC113500104 gene encoding late histone H2B.L4-like, giving the protein MAPVKGPKKPLKSMEKAIEKPISKLKSKKSKKKNYQSFSIYLYKLLRTVAKDNLGISRKSMLIMNNFVNDMLEKIAEEAGRLVSHSKKTTLSSREIQAAVKLIIPGELATHANIEAMKAISMYHKSHERDAATKI; this is encoded by the coding sequence ATGGCGCCCGTGAAAGGACCAAAGAAGCCGCTCAAATCTATGGAAAAAGCAATCGAAAAACCGATATCAAAGttaaaatcaaagaaaagtAAGAAAAAGAATTACCAGAGCTTCTCAATCTACCTGTACAAGCTACTTCGAACCGTCGCGAAAGATAACCTCGGCATTTCAAGAAAATCCATGCTCATTATGAACAATTTTGTCAACGACATGTTGGAAAAAATCGCCGAAGAAGCCGGAAGATTGGTCTCGCATAGCAAAAAAACCACATTAAGCAGCAGAGAAATACAGGCAGCTGTCAAACTTATAATACCAGGAGAGTTAGCAACACACGCCAATATAGAAGCCATGAAAGCAATCAGTATGTATCACAAGAGTCATGAACGGGACGCGGCgacgaaaatttaa
- the LOC113500078 gene encoding histone H4, which yields MTGRGKGGKGLGKGGAKRHRKVLRDNIQGITKPAIRRLARRGGVKRISGLIYEETRGVLKVFLENVIRDAVTYTEHAKRKTVTAMDVVYALKRQGRTLYGFGG from the coding sequence ATGACAGGTCGCGGAAAAGGCGGGAAGGGCTTAGGAAAAGGAGGCGCGAAACGTCACCGAAAAGTCCTTCGAGATAATATTCAAGGAATAACGAAACCAGCTATCAGAAGGTTAGCAAGACGTGGCGGTGTAAAGCGTATCTCCGGATTAATTTACGAAGAAACTCGCGGCGTCTTAAAAGTGTTCCTTGAAAATGTCATCCGCGATGCTGTGACCTACACTGAACATGCGAAAAGAAAAACGGTGACAGCGATGGACGTTGTCTATGCTCTGAAGAGGCAAGGAAGAACGCTGTACGGTTTTGGCGGTTAA